The window TCGGCAGCACAACCCGCTTCATCCCGGAGCGGCGCGCTGCAAGCACTTTGCCTTTTATGCCGCCGACGGGCAGCACGAGCCCGCTCAGCGTGATTTCGCCCGTCATCGCCGTATCGCTCCGAACCGGACGTCCCGAACACAACGACGCCAGCGCGGAGACGATCGCAACGCCCGCAGAAGGACCGTCCTTCGGAGTCGCGCCCGCGGGCACGTGCACATGCACGCCGCTGTTCTCGAACTTCGTGGCGCAGTCGAAACCTAGTTCCTCTGAGTGCGACCAGAGGTAACTAAGCGCGGCCTTCGCCGATTCCTGCATTACCTCGCCGAGCTGACCAGTCAGAGTAAGTCCCTTTGATCCGGGCAGCAGAGTCGCCTCGATGAACAAGACCTCGCCTCCCATCTCAGTCACCGCAAGTCCAGTTGCGACTCCCGGCGGCAGCTTTTGACGGGCCATCTCGTGGAAGAACATCTCGTGACCCAGATACTCTTCAAGCTCCTCCGGAGTGACGGTGAAAACGTCGCCCTTCCCCTGGGCGACCTTGAGCGCCACCTTTCGGGCAACGCTTCCGATGCTGCGTTCGAGCTGTCGCACACCGGCCTCGCGAGTGTACCGGCCGATAATCCCCTGAATCACTTCATCGGTGAACTGAAGCTGCTCTTCGCTCAAACCCGCTTCCCTGATCTGCCTCGGGATCAGGTACCGCTTGGCGATGTGAAGCTTCTCCTCGTCGGTGTATCCCGAGAGCCGGATCACTTCCATGCGATCTCGCAACGCTGGCGGGATTGGCGACAGCGTGTTCGCGGTTGCGATAAAAAACACCCTTGAAAGATCGAACGGCAGATCCAGATAATGGTCCCTGAAGGAAAAGTTTTGAGCCGGGTCGAGTACCTCGAGCAGCGCCGAAGCCGGATCGCCGCGGAAGTCCATACCGAGTTTGTCTACTTCATCCAGCATCATTACCGGGTTGTTGACGCCGGCGCGACGCAGCGCTTGAATGATGCGCCCGGGCATCGCGCCTATGTACGTTCGGCGGTGGCCGCGAAGCTCAGCCTCGTCGCGCATTCCGCCAAGCGACATTCGTTCGAACTTGCGTCCCATCGCCCGAGCGATTGATTGACCCAGGCTCGTCTTTCCAACTCCCGGCGGGCCGACAAAACACAGGATCGGCGCTTTCGTCTTCGGATTGAGCTTGATCACCGCCAGATGCTCGAGTATTCGCTGCTTGATGTCGACCAGATCGTAGTGATCTTCGTCGAGCACAGCCTGGGCGTTGTTAAGATCGAGGCTCTCCTCGGTCGATGTTTTCCAGGGCAGATCGAGTATCCAGTCGAGATAGGTTCGAATGACGTGATAGTCGGGAGCGGCGCTGGGCAACCGCTCGAGCCTCTTCAGCTCGCGCTCTGCTTCAGCCCGAACCTCATCGGGCAGATCGGCTTTTTCAATCCTCTCGCGCAGAAGCTGCGCTTCGGCTTGCTCGGGCTCGGCCTCGCCAAGTTCCTTCTGAATCTGCTTCATCTGCTCGCGCAGGATGTAGTCACGCTGCGCCTTGCCCAGTTCCTCCTGCGCCTGGTTGGCAATCTTGCTCCTGATCTCCAACACCTCGACTTCACGCGCGAGGTATGTGTGCATTAGGTGAAGCAGTTCGCTTTCTGTATTGGCCTCCAGCAGAGCCTGTTCCTGCGTAACGGTCAGGTCGAGCACCGAACCGAGGAAGTAGGCAAGCCGCACGGCGTCATCCGCTTGAACGATGATGTTGCGAATCTCCGGTGGTACATTGGGCAAGAGGCTCAGCGCTTTTTGAACCAGCACCTGAATATTTCTTTGAAGCGCTTCGACCTCAGGAGTCTTCTCGCGCACCGGTTCAGGCAAGATCTCGACGCGCGCTTTCAGATAGGGCGTCTGTTCGATGAACTCGATTATGCGAAACCGCTCCTGACCCTGGACAATCAGATGCAAGACTTCTTCGGCTCCGGGAGAGCGCATCATCCGGTTTATCACGACAACTGTGCCGCTCGCGTAAAGCTTATCCGGCGTTGGCTCGGTATCGCCGTCCTCGCGCTGTGCCACCACGCCAAGAAGCTTCTCCTCGGTTGACAGCGCAGCTTCCGCCGCTGCAAGCGACATCGTACGTCCAACCGTAAGGGGCGTGATGCCCGATGGAAAAATCACAATGTTCCTGAGTGGCAGGATCGGCAATTCTAAAATCTTGTTCTCTGTCATTAACTTTACCCCTGATCACAACCCGATTGTCCGTAGCGAAACGAACAACGTTGATCGCTCTTTGGCGCTTAAGCGCAATTCAAGTGCAGTATGAACCAGCCGTCTCTGCTTTCGAGTTGAATTTCCGCTCGAGGCAGATCGCAAGGGATCTTCAGAATGCGCTCGAAGCGGCTGTAGGTTATTTCGAGTTGATGATAGCTCCACCCCTCGGTGATCACGGTGTCCCGCCGCACCCCGCGAACTATCAGCTTATCGTCGGCTACCATCACTTGAACATCCTCCAGTTTGACTCCGGCAAGATCGAACTTGATCTTCCACCCTTCCGGGCACCGGTAGATGTCGACCGCCGGTTGCCACAGCGGGCCGCTCGGCCGACGGTATTCGCTGCTGATTCGCTCAACAAAAATCCTCTTGCTTCTTGACATCATAAGCTTGCTCCATCGGTAGCATAGACTTTGGTCTGTGCCTTACGTCACCCCGCGGCATGAGACTAAGGTCGATGCTAATTCACCGCAGATTCGCCGGTTCAACGAGCTCGCTTACGAGCGCGAGATCGCGCGACGAGAGAACGCTATCGATGAGCCCGTAATCGACGGCTTGCGGTGGACTCAAAATGAAGTCCCGCTCGACATCGTGGTCTGTCTTTTCGAAGGACTGTCCGGTCAAATCGGACAATATGCGCGATAGCAGATTTCGCGTTCGCAGAAGCTCTTCGGCGTAGATCTTCACGTCCGTCGCTTGACCGGCTATGCCTTCAACCGAAGGTTGATGAATGACTATCCTGGAATGAGGCAGCGAAAACCGTTTTCCTTTGGTTCCTGCCGCGAGCAGAATTGCCGCCATCGAAGCCGCTTGCCCCATGCAGATTGTGACTATGTCCGGCCTGATGAAGTGCATTGTGTCGTAGATGGCGAGTCCTGCTGTAATCGACCCTCCGGGGCTGTTGATATAGATGGATATCTCCCGGTCAGGGTCTTCGGATTCCAGATATAGCAACTCCGCCACGACTATGTTTGCCACGGCTTCGTCGATGTCACTCCCGAGAAAGATGATGTGTTCTTTCAGCAGCCTGGAGTAAATATCGTAGTGGCGCTCGCCTCTGCCCGTTGTCTCGACGACTGTCGGTATTAGAACCATTTAGTCCTTGATGCGTGATGCGTGATGCGTGATCCGTGATTCTCTCACGCGTCACGCATCACGCATCACTCTAGAATCTCAACACCGCTCCGATGCCCGCTTCCGCCAGCTTAACCGCCGCTTCGCCGGACACCAATTGAACCTTGCCTCCCATATCGAGCACCCGGTGCGAAGCGCGGTTGATCAAGTCCGGCGCTGCCTCGAGCTTCCCTCCGCAGAACGAGCACTTTTCATCTCCATCCGCGACCAGCACGTGACACGCGCCGCATTCTTTTCCCGCGAGCCGGAAATCTCGCGCGACCACCAGCCGGTACACTCTTCCCTCGTTGACGGCCTCTAAAGTATTCCGGACGCCGAGTACCGCCCGTTCACCTTTCATCGCGGCGGTGATCATCGAGTCCACAATCTTGGCTTCATCCTGGTTCTCGGCCTTTTCCTGCACAGCCCTCAATTCGCTGATTAGCCGGTCGTGGCTCGCATCCACCGGCGCGGAGATTGTGCCGATGATCATTTGTTGGATCCGCTTGGGGAGGGCGCCTGTAAACACTGAGGTCGCCTCCACCGGCCCGCCTATTACGATTCTTTTCAGCTTCATCCGATCGATGACTGACGCCAACTCGTCGGCGACTCGTTTCGCATGAGACTGCACGTGATTCGTGTGATCTCGTTCCATCTGCCCCTGCGACCAGATGTGATCCGTGCCCGTGGTTGCATGCTTATTAGGCACATCAGACATGATTTCGGCCTGCTTTTCCATACCTGCGGCGTCGACAGCCAGAATGCGAGCGTGATGTTTGTCTATCAATACGACGCCGAAGCGGTCGTGCTCTTCAACAACCTCGAGTAAGGGGCGGACCCAGGGTTTGGGCGACCATCTGAGTCCGGTCGGCAATTCGACCTGAAGATCGCGCTGCCACCAGAAGTCATGCTTCGAATCACTGAACACAACCAGCGCTTTCCCCTTCGGCACGTAGTCGCTGAGAAAATGGCGAACGCGCTGGCACTCGGTTTCAAACCTTTGCTTGCTCTCCTCGTGCGAGTTCTCGTCCTCGGCGACCTGCCGAAACAGGCCGTCGACTCTTGTTTCGAACCCGCGATTTAGGTTCGCGGCGTCCGATTGGTCCACGTTTAGGTAGAGGCTAAGAATGAATGAATCATTGCCGGACGGATAGTGTTGCAACTGGCGTACGTCGTCGCGCGAGATCATACCCTTCCTCCTTGTCCCTCGCCGGTTGATTGGTTGTGCCCGCGCCGAACAGCGCTTGGACACTCTAGAGCAGTATTTGCGGAGTCTGCAGGGAGCGTCCAGCCCCTGGGGAGATTTCTTCCGCCGAGATCGGTCTACCATCCTCAAGATCAGCATCGGGATCATCCTCGGCCAGAAGAAAGAATTCCGCGGTCCCTTCATTACCGAGTCCCTTCCCGATTCTGTTGAGCAAAGAGCGAGTCAATGCCGTGGCGACATAAGTCATAAGCTCCGGGTTGCGCTCCTTATAGCGAGCCAGGACCTCCTCATTGGACCAGACAGGTATGCCCAGCCTCCCGCTTATCTCTTCGGTGAAAAGGTCGCCGTTCGCACGCCGCATCACGAACATCTCGCTCATATCGATTTCACTCCGTTCGTCCAAGGCCCCGCGTTCAAGGGCCCGCGTTCAAGGGCATGATAGCACAGCGAGACTATCCGCCCGAACGTCTTACAACCAACTCTCTAATGTGTCGCCTCCGCCTCAGCCGCGAGCGGGCCGAGTGAAAATGATATCGCCCCGCCGGAGACGTCGGCCCGCAGGACCGAGTTGTCCTTCACATCGCCCTTCAGGATCAATCTGGACAGCGGCGTCTCGATCTCACGCTGGATCGCGCGCTTTAAAGGGCGCGCGCCGTACACCGGATCGTAACCCGCCAAAGCAAGATGCGTCTTCGCTTCATCCGTGAGTTCGAGGGTGATCCTTCGCTCTGCCAACCGTGTGCGTAACCGATCCAGTTGTATGTCGACGATCTTCTTCAAGTCTTCTTCGGTAAGCGAGTGAAACACGATGATCTCATCCACCCGATTCAGAAACTCGGGCCTGAAATGATGCCGCAATGCGTCGAGCACACCCTCCTTCATTCGTTCGTACTGATCGCCGCCAGGCTGCCCGCGATACTCCAGTATCAAGTGGCTGCCGATGTTGCTGGTCATGATGATGATCGTGTTCTTGAAGTTGACGACCCGGCCTTGGCCATCGGTCAGCCGCCCATCGTCGAGTATCTGAAGCAGCACGTTGAACACATCATGATGCGCCTTCTCGATCTCATCGAACAACACGACCGAGTAAGGCCGCCGCCGCACAGTCTCCGTCAACTGGCCTCCTTCCTCGTAGCCGATATAACCAGGCGGCGCCCCGATCAATCGGGCGACGGTGTGCTTCTCCTGATACTCGGACATATCAATGCGGATCATTGCGTGCTCGTCATCGAACAGAAACACGGCGAGTGCGCGAGCCAGCTCGGTCTTACCGACGCCCGTCGGTCCGAGGAAGATGAACGAACCGATCGGCCGATTGGGATCCTTGAGCCCCGAGCGCGCGCGAATTACGGCGTCGGCGACCGCACTGACGGCTTCGTCCTGCCCCACCACTCGTTTGTGCAAATGCTCTTCCAGCGAGAGCAGCTTTTGAAGCTCGCCCTCGAGCAGCTTGGAGACCGGAATGTGGGTCCATCGGCTAACGACTTCGGCGATGTCTTCTTCGTCGACCTCCTCCTTGAGCAGCCTGGTGCGATTGTGCTGCTGATCGAGACCATCTTCGTACTCGCGCAGTTGCTTTTCGAGCTGAATCAGCTTGCCGTACTGCAGCTCGGCCGCGCGGTTGAGGTCGTACTCGCGCTGAGCTTGCTCGATTGCCAACTTCGTCTGCTCGATTTCTTCGCGAATCGAGCGAATCTTCTGGACCGCTTCTTTCTCGGCTTGCCACTGCGCCTGGAGCTGATCGGCGTTTGCTCGCAAGTCGGCAAGTTCCTTCTCGAGTTTCTCGAGCCGGTGACGCGACGCCGCGTCGGTTTCCTTCTTCAACGCCTCGCGCTCGATCTCGAGCTGCATCACGCGCCGGAGGATTTCATCGAGTTCAGCCGGCATTGAGTCGATTTCGGTCCTGAGCTTGGCAGCCGCCTCGTCTACAAGATCGATCGCTTTGTCCGGCAAGAAGCGGTCCGAGATGTACCTGTGCGAGAGAACCGCCGCGGCGACCAGCGCCGAGTCCTTGATGCGAACGCCGTGATGCACTTCGTAGCGCTCTCTCAAGCCTCGCAGAATCGAAATCGTGTCTTCGACCGTCGGCTGGTCCACAGTCACCGGCTGAAAGCGCCGCTCGAGCGCCGCGTCCTTCTCCACGTGCTTGCGATACTCATCAAGCGTCGTCGCCCCGATGCAATGCAACTCCCCGCGCGCGAGCATCGGCTTCAACAGGTTCGCCGCGTCGACGGCGCCCTCGGCCGCGCCTGCGCCGACGATCGTGTGCATCTCGTCGATGAACAGAATAATCTCGCCTTCAGAAGCTTGGATTTCTTTCAAGACTGCTTTGAGCCGTTCTTCAAACTCTCCGCGATACTTCGCTCCGGCGACCAGCGCGCCCATGTCGAGTGCGACGATCCGCTTGTTCTTCAAAGTCTCGGGCACATCGCCCCGAACGATTCGCTGTGCGAGCCCTTCGACGATAGCCGTTTTGCCGACGCCCGGTTCGCCGATCAGCACAGGATTGTTCTTGGTCCGGCGCGAGAGCACCTGGATGACTCGCCGTATTTCGTCGTCGCGGCCGATCACCGGATCGAGCTTCCCCGCGGCAGCCATCTTGGTGAGATCGCGGCCATAGCGTTCGAGAGCTTCATAGGTGGCTTCGGGATTCTGCGAAGTGACTCGCTGGTGGCCGCGCACTTCCATCAGCGCTTTTTCGATTCGATCGCGAGTCGCTCCCGCCGTCTTAAGAGCGCGCGCTGCTGGCCCGCCGTCGTCAATCACGGCTAGCAGTAAGTGTTCGACGCTTACGTATTCGTCCTTCAGCTTCTTTGCTTCGTCCTCGGCGGCCACGAAGACTTTGTTCAAACGAGAGGTTACATAGACCTGATCGACCGGACCTGAAGGACCGGTAACCTTGGGTAACTTGGCGATCTCGCGTTCGACCGCTGCTTTCAAGGTTTCGACATTTACGCCTGCCCGCGTAAGAACCGACGGCACGAGGCCACCCTGCTGATCAAGCAAAGCGCAGAGCAGGTGCTCAACCTCGATCTGTTGATTGCTGTATCGGGTCGCAAGCGTCTGAGCCCCGCGAACCGCTTCCTGTGCCTTCTCGGTAAATCGATTGATATCCATTGCTATCTCCGCTCGTGATTCGTGATGCGTCATGCGTGATGCGTGACCGGAACTCTCCTTCGATTTGCTAGTCACAACACGAATCACGCATCACGAATCACAAATCACGAATCACAAATCACGCATCACGAATCACGAATCACGAAACACGTATCACTTTTCCCATCCCGCCCTCGGGTTGAAATTACTGGCCCCGCCCAACTCTCGATAGAGTTGTTTCTCACGTTCAGTCGGGTGAGCCGGCACAACAACCTTCAACCTTACATACTGGTCGCCTCGCCCACCGCCCCGCTTGTTCAATCCCTGGCCTCTAAGTCTGAGCCGCTGACCACCCTGAGCGCCGGGTGGTATCTTCACCTCCGCTTTTCCCTCAATCGTCGGAACCGCGATCGTCGCTCCCAGCACAGCCTCCCAGGGCGAAATTGGAGCTTCAGCGGTGAGGTCATCCCCGGAAACCGTGAAGACCGGGTGAGGCTTGATCTTCAGCTTTATGAACAAATCACCGGCCGCCCCTCCGCTTGCGCTCTGCGCCTGCTTTCCGACTTTTATCACCGAACCCTCTCGCGCGGCGGGTGGAATGTTCACGTCGATAGTCCTGGGGCTCAAGACCTGCCCCGCGCCTCGGCACGTCGAACACACGACGCCGGAAGGAGTATCAGTTCCACCGCAAGCCGGACACGGCCGCGCACCCTGAAGCGTGATCCTGTGCCGTCCACCTCTGTGAGCATCCTCGAGCGAGATTTCCATCTCGGCTTCAGCGTCCTGACTTCGACCGCTTCTGGTGCGCGCGCCGCGGCGCCGGTGGTCCTCCTGGCCAGGCGATTTCGCGCCGCCAAAAAACGTTTCAAAGAATTCGCTGAAGCCGCCTCCGCCGAAGATGCCTCCCACGTCATCGACTTGCACGTTGACCCGTCCCCATTCGGGCGGGGGCGTGAACTCGGCGCCATTCTTCCAGTTGGGACCGAGTTGATCATAACGCTTGCGCTTCTCGGGGTCAGACAGAACTTCGTTGGCCTCGTTAATCTCCTTGAACTTGTCTTCGGCCACTCGGTCACCCGGGTTCACATCCGGATGGTGTTTGCGTGCAAGCTTCCGATACGCCTGACGGATATGCGCGTCACTTGCGTCTCGCTTCACCCCCAGCACTTCGTAGTAGTCTTTAAACCTGACCGCCATTAAGTTCGGTTCCGCCAGTCGACACGCCTGAAAAATCTGCGATAGAAGCAGCATAAAATATGAGCGTGGAGCTGTCAAGTTTAATCATTTGGGAGGTGCTTTCCTTTAGTTCTTGTCGGGTCTTGATGTGAGCCTAACCCCGCGAATGCTGCAACCGTCCAGTGTTGATCCGACAGAGATAATTTCAATTGATGGTATTTCTAGCGGAAGCACCGACGCAGTTCCTCAAGGAAAGAAGGTGATAGAGGTGGTGGCCGGGGGGAAGGTCAGTGTGGATTATCGTTTCGCCAATATTAACGGCGGGCCGCATTACCCGTGGCACCGCCGCGATTCTCATCAACACTTGACCCGAAGTAGCTTCGCTTAGCTAAAAGGCTCGTCGCGACTCCTGTTCATGTCCAGCATTGCTGATCTAGCGCAAGGTGATCTTTCGTATTGCGAAGTTTTCGTAGTCCGCAACGTATAGAACCCCGCGCTGGATGTCGATTGCGAGACCTCGAGGCTGGTTGAACCCTGCATCAACGCCGGGGCCATCGCGAAGCTTTATGCTCAGTCCCCCGGCGAGAGTTGTGACATTGCCCGCTGAATCAATGCGACGAATGTCGCTGGCCCCGAACTCGGACACATAGAGCACACCATCCGAATCGAGCGCGAGCCCGATCGGCTGAAAGAACACCGCCAGTCCGCCCGGGCCGTTCACCAAATCACTGTCTCCCCCGCCTGCGACAGTGCTCACTCGCCTGTTCACAAGATCGATGCGGCGAACACGTCCGTTGTTCGTGTCAGTCACGAACAGGAAGTTGCCGTCGGCCGAGAGTGCTAGAGCTGTAGGCGTGTTGAATCGCGCCTTTCCGGCCGCTCCGTCCGAGAATCCGGGAACTCCGTTGCCCGCTATGGTTTCAACCAGAGATTGCCCGCCGCTTTGCGTGATCCGCCGGATGGCGTGGTTGCCAGCGTCGGCTATGTAGATCGCTCCATTGGGCGCAATCACAATGTCGTCCGGCAATCGGAACCCGGAGTCAAGCAACCCGGCGTCCCTGTAGCTGGCGAGGCCCTGGCGAGTGCTGTTCAAGCGGTTCTGTCTGTTTTCAATAGTAAGATCGTTGAACAAGCCGGCGAACGTACTGACCGTTATGCCGGCTCCGGACCTTTCGATCCGGCGCACAACGCAGTTTCCGTTCTCGGTTACGTATACGGTTCCATCACCGGCAACCGCCACGCCGTTCGGGAACGAGAACGTGGGCAGTTTCCCTAATGCGTTTCCGGAATCGTTGTAACCCTCCTCGCCGGTTCCCGCGAAAGTGCATGTTTGACGCGTGTTTGTGTCGACCGTTCGGATTGCATGGTTCTGCTGATCGGTAATGTACAGCAGACCATCGGGGCCGAGGGCAAGTCGCCTGGGACGCAAGAATCTGGCATCGTCGCCACTCACGCATCCCGGATCAAAGCCTCCTTTGCCCGTGCCTGCGAGAGTCGAGACGGTTACATCCGGTACCACCTCGAAAGTAACGATGACCGTCGCATTCCCATCTTTATCAATCACCTGAACAGTGTGCGAGCCCACCGCCGCGTTGGGCTCTATCGCCACGGTGAGCCGGCTTCGAGTGATGGCCCGAATGAACGCGTCCTGGCCATCTACCTTTGCAGTAACCTTCTTGTCAAAGTTGGCGCCGATGATGTCAATTGAACGCCTCTCTTCTCCATCCCGAAATCGAAAAGGCGCCAGAGTAAAAATGAACGGGCCTGTCGTCGGAGTAACCGGGATAATAGTATCCTGAGACTGGACTCCCTCTTGCTCCACGCGCAATACCAACCGGTCGGGTTGGCTCCTGAGACTGCCGGGGATTGTTGCTTCCAGCCGGTCATTCTTGCCGACGGTGGTCACTAGTTCCATGTCATTTAGGATTATTGTCGCGCCGGGCTTGAAATTTCCGGTCACAATCAGCGGGACATCCTCCGTTCCAACCTCCAGCGCGGCGGGATCCACCTCGAATATTTTCACCGGCTTCGGAACGACGAAGAACAGCTCAGTGTTGGATAGATTTCCATCCTTGTCTACAAGCGTTATCGGGATTGCCGCGGGATCGTTGACGAAGTCCTCCGAGATCTCAATCTGAAAGCCGTTTGGTACTTCCGTCGTCGCCGTGCCCCGGCCCCAAACCAGGATACCTCCCTTCTCTAACGATTCGGCCAGAACTGTAGGAAGGAATATGAGTCCCGAATCTTCCTCCGCGGCGTTGCCGTCGAGCCGAATCTGCAGGTTCGGATCTTGAGCTTTAACGGTGAGCGTCGCGGTAGGGCTGGTCGTGCCATCCGGATTTAGCGCCTGCACGGTGTGCGTGCCCGGCGACGCAATCAATGACGCGTCCACTTCGGCTAACAACACCTTGCCTTTTTTGCTCACTCGCGGTGAGGCCAGCGCGACACCATCGAACAAAACATTCGCCCCGCTTACAAAGCGGCGGCCGTCCAATCGCATCGTGAATGTTCGCGTTCCTGCTGTTATGACGGTAGGGTGAACTCTCTTAAGTTCCAAGGCGGCCCCTTGCGCCCGAACTGTCCAAACCTCGGATACACTGGATAGAAATCCCCACGACGACACCAAAACCACTGCCAGCAAATATGTGACTGCCTTCCTCATTCCGATAGTACTCCTCTTATCAGTATTAGACCCGGGACCGCGGCGCGCCCTCGACGAGCGATCATTTTCTTGTGCGAGTAAAAATTATACCCGGCGTTTTGAACGTTTCACAAGATGAAGTAACATCCGAGGTTACGACCGACGACCTCGCTTGTCGGAAATTTTCAGAGGAGGACGCAAAGGTGAAGGTAAAACGTCTTGGCCGGACCGGGCTTAAGGTGACCGAAGTATGCCTTGGAACCATGACCTTCGGTTACCAATGCGACGAGCTGACTTCATTCAAGATCATGGACGCGGCCGCCGAAGGCGGAGTTAACTTCATCGACACAGCCGATGTGTACCCAATTCCCGTGTCTTTGGAGATCGCCGGCAGAACTGAAGAAATCGTCGGCCGATGGCTTCGAGGCAGGCGCGACGATTTCGTGCTCGCGACCA is drawn from Acidobacteriota bacterium and contains these coding sequences:
- a CDS encoding Hsp20/alpha crystallin family protein codes for the protein MMSRSKRIFVERISSEYRRPSGPLWQPAVDIYRCPEGWKIKFDLAGVKLEDVQVMVADDKLIVRGVRRDTVITEGWSYHQLEITYSRFERILKIPCDLPRAEIQLESRDGWFILHLNCA
- a CDS encoding ATP-dependent Clp protease proteolytic subunit, which codes for MVLIPTVVETTGRGERHYDIYSRLLKEHIIFLGSDIDEAVANIVVAELLYLESEDPDREISIYINSPGGSITAGLAIYDTMHFIRPDIVTICMGQAASMAAILLAAGTKGKRFSLPHSRIVIHQPSVEGIAGQATDVKIYAEELLRTRNLLSRILSDLTGQSFEKTDHDVERDFILSPPQAVDYGLIDSVLSSRDLALVSELVEPANLR
- the clpB gene encoding ATP-dependent chaperone ClpB codes for the protein MDINRFTEKAQEAVRGAQTLATRYSNQQIEVEHLLCALLDQQGGLVPSVLTRAGVNVETLKAAVEREIAKLPKVTGPSGPVDQVYVTSRLNKVFVAAEDEAKKLKDEYVSVEHLLLAVIDDGGPAARALKTAGATRDRIEKALMEVRGHQRVTSQNPEATYEALERYGRDLTKMAAAGKLDPVIGRDDEIRRVIQVLSRRTKNNPVLIGEPGVGKTAIVEGLAQRIVRGDVPETLKNKRIVALDMGALVAGAKYRGEFEERLKAVLKEIQASEGEIILFIDEMHTIVGAGAAEGAVDAANLLKPMLARGELHCIGATTLDEYRKHVEKDAALERRFQPVTVDQPTVEDTISILRGLRERYEVHHGVRIKDSALVAAAVLSHRYISDRFLPDKAIDLVDEAAAKLRTEIDSMPAELDEILRRVMQLEIEREALKKETDAASRHRLEKLEKELADLRANADQLQAQWQAEKEAVQKIRSIREEIEQTKLAIEQAQREYDLNRAAELQYGKLIQLEKQLREYEDGLDQQHNRTRLLKEEVDEEDIAEVVSRWTHIPVSKLLEGELQKLLSLEEHLHKRVVGQDEAVSAVADAVIRARSGLKDPNRPIGSFIFLGPTGVGKTELARALAVFLFDDEHAMIRIDMSEYQEKHTVARLIGAPPGYIGYEEGGQLTETVRRRPYSVVLFDEIEKAHHDVFNVLLQILDDGRLTDGQGRVVNFKNTIIIMTSNIGSHLILEYRGQPGGDQYERMKEGVLDALRHHFRPEFLNRVDEIIVFHSLTEEDLKKIVDIQLDRLRTRLAERRITLELTDEAKTHLALAGYDPVYGARPLKRAIQREIETPLSRLILKGDVKDNSVLRADVSGGAISFSLGPLAAEAEATH
- a CDS encoding J domain-containing protein, coding for MAVRFKDYYEVLGVKRDASDAHIRQAYRKLARKHHPDVNPGDRVAEDKFKEINEANEVLSDPEKRKRYDQLGPNWKNGAEFTPPPEWGRVNVQVDDVGGIFGGGGFSEFFETFFGGAKSPGQEDHRRRGARTRSGRSQDAEAEMEISLEDAHRGGRHRITLQGARPCPACGGTDTPSGVVCSTCRGAGQVLSPRTIDVNIPPAAREGSVIKVGKQAQSASGGAAGDLFIKLKIKPHPVFTVSGDDLTAEAPISPWEAVLGATIAVPTIEGKAEVKIPPGAQGGQRLRLRGQGLNKRGGGRGDQYVRLKVVVPAHPTEREKQLYRELGGASNFNPRAGWEK
- a CDS encoding SMP-30/gluconolactonase/LRE family protein, translating into MRKAVTYLLAVVLVSSWGFLSSVSEVWTVRAQGAALELKRVHPTVITAGTRTFTMRLDGRRFVSGANVLFDGVALASPRVSKKGKVLLAEVDASLIASPGTHTVQALNPDGTTSPTATLTVKAQDPNLQIRLDGNAAEEDSGLIFLPTVLAESLEKGGILVWGRGTATTEVPNGFQIEISEDFVNDPAAIPITLVDKDGNLSNTELFFVVPKPVKIFEVDPAALEVGTEDVPLIVTGNFKPGATIILNDMELVTTVGKNDRLEATIPGSLRSQPDRLVLRVEQEGVQSQDTIIPVTPTTGPFIFTLAPFRFRDGEERRSIDIIGANFDKKVTAKVDGQDAFIRAITRSRLTVAIEPNAAVGSHTVQVIDKDGNATVIVTFEVVPDVTVSTLAGTGKGGFDPGCVSGDDARFLRPRRLALGPDGLLYITDQQNHAIRTVDTNTRQTCTFAGTGEEGYNDSGNALGKLPTFSFPNGVAVAGDGTVYVTENGNCVVRRIERSGAGITVSTFAGLFNDLTIENRQNRLNSTRQGLASYRDAGLLDSGFRLPDDIVIAPNGAIYIADAGNHAIRRITQSGGQSLVETIAGNGVPGFSDGAAGKARFNTPTALALSADGNFLFVTDTNNGRVRRIDLVNRRVSTVAGGGDSDLVNGPGGLAVFFQPIGLALDSDGVLYVSEFGASDIRRIDSAGNVTTLAGGLSIKLRDGPGVDAGFNQPRGLAIDIQRGVLYVADYENFAIRKITLR